From one Streptomyces sp. CA-210063 genomic stretch:
- a CDS encoding inorganic diphosphatase produces the protein MEFDVTIEIPKGSRNKYEVDHETGRIRLDRRLFTSTAYPTDYGFVENTLGEDGDPLDALVILDEPTFPGCLIKCRAIGMFRMTDEAGGDDKLLCVPATDPRVEHLRDIHHVSEFDRLEIQHFFEVYKDLEPGKSVEGADWVGRTEAEAEVEKSYLRFKEQGGH, from the coding sequence GTGGAGTTCGACGTCACGATCGAGATTCCGAAGGGTTCGCGGAACAAGTACGAGGTGGACCACGAGACCGGTCGGATCCGCCTGGACCGTCGACTCTTCACCTCGACCGCCTACCCGACCGACTACGGCTTCGTCGAGAACACTCTCGGCGAGGACGGCGACCCGCTGGACGCGCTGGTCATCCTGGACGAGCCGACCTTCCCGGGCTGCCTCATCAAGTGCCGTGCGATCGGCATGTTCCGGATGACGGACGAGGCCGGCGGCGACGACAAGCTGCTGTGTGTCCCGGCGACCGACCCGCGGGTGGAGCACCTGCGTGACATCCACCACGTGTCGGAGTTCGACCGCCTGGAGATCCAGCACTTCTTCGAGGTCTACAAGGACCTGGAGCCCGGCAAGTCCGTCGAGGGCGCCGACTGGGTCGGCCGCACCGAGGCCGAGGCCGAGGTCGAGAAGTCGTACCTGCGCTTCAAGGAGCAGGGCGGTCACTGA
- the dacB gene encoding D-alanyl-D-alanine carboxypeptidase/D-alanyl-D-alanine endopeptidase — MVVREPKVWRAARPRVVRVARAVKPGIARVTHAVKPGVARVAQVVKPGVVRVTSAITARSSQLTRNTKKLTTLQLTAGAATLGLVLSAGAVAAAGPWDSTGQRTAERDWAASRGGEGGADHGRNSGTSSGTAAGAPKPAPSAPSVLAGLGGAAGAGSAPESGALAAVLDPFLNSSVLGPRRAAAVVDVETGEQLYGQNADDALTPASTTKIATAAAALSAAGADHRIETRTVLEPGSAEVVLVGGGDPTLTAHKDTGGYASLRTLADETAAALAERHLKEITLTYDASLYEGPVMHSIGENDNLAPVTALMVDEARLNDSSSGTAKRSEDPAADATAKFADLLEERGVTTRTEGSAEATKNAEDLAAVSSAPLSTLVERMLTNSDNDIAEALARQVALATGEQTSFDGGAAAIKKELKKLELPLEGVEFADGSGLSRGNELTPALLTTLLAESAAPSHPELRPVLTGLPIAGFTGTLSSRYTPEAAGTGVVRAKTGTLTGVNTLAGTVVDADGRLLSFAFLAMDTTDKAAAQSALDTAASALATCGCR, encoded by the coding sequence TTGGTCGTGCGGGAGCCGAAGGTCTGGCGGGCCGCGAGACCGCGTGTGGTGCGGGTCGCGCGCGCCGTGAAACCGGGGATCGCGCGCGTCACGCACGCCGTGAAACCCGGCGTCGCGCGCGTCGCACAGGTGGTGAAACCCGGTGTCGTACGCGTCACGAGCGCCATCACGGCACGCTCTTCGCAGCTCACGAGGAACACGAAGAAGCTCACGACCCTCCAGCTCACCGCGGGCGCGGCCACCCTGGGGCTGGTGCTCTCGGCCGGGGCGGTGGCCGCCGCCGGACCCTGGGACTCCACCGGTCAGCGTACGGCCGAGCGCGACTGGGCGGCATCGCGCGGTGGCGAGGGTGGCGCAGATCACGGACGTAATTCCGGTACGTCGTCCGGTACGGCGGCGGGGGCGCCCAAACCCGCGCCCAGCGCCCCCTCCGTCCTCGCCGGCCTCGGCGGCGCCGCAGGGGCGGGCTCCGCGCCCGAGTCCGGTGCCCTGGCCGCCGTCCTCGACCCGTTCCTGAACTCCTCCGTCCTGGGCCCCCGCCGCGCGGCCGCCGTCGTCGACGTCGAGACCGGCGAGCAGCTCTACGGCCAGAACGCGGACGACGCGCTGACCCCCGCCTCCACCACCAAGATCGCCACGGCCGCCGCGGCCCTCTCGGCGGCCGGCGCCGACCACCGCATCGAGACCCGTACGGTCCTGGAGCCCGGTTCCGCCGAGGTCGTCCTCGTCGGCGGCGGCGACCCCACCCTCACCGCCCACAAGGACACGGGCGGGTACGCGAGCCTGCGCACCCTCGCCGACGAGACGGCCGCCGCCCTCGCCGAGCGTCACCTGAAGGAGATCACCCTCACCTACGACGCCTCCCTCTACGAGGGCCCGGTGATGCACTCCATCGGTGAGAACGACAACCTCGCCCCCGTCACCGCCCTCATGGTCGACGAGGCCCGCCTGAACGACTCGTCCAGCGGCACGGCGAAGCGCAGCGAGGACCCGGCGGCGGACGCGACCGCGAAGTTCGCGGACCTCCTGGAGGAACGGGGCGTCACGACGAGGACCGAGGGCTCCGCCGAGGCCACGAAGAACGCCGAGGATCTCGCGGCCGTCTCCTCCGCGCCCCTCTCCACCCTGGTCGAGCGCATGCTCACCAACAGCGACAACGACATCGCCGAGGCCCTGGCCCGCCAGGTCGCCCTCGCGACGGGCGAGCAGACGAGCTTCGACGGCGGCGCGGCGGCCATCAAGAAGGAACTGAAGAAACTCGAACTCCCTCTCGAAGGCGTCGAGTTCGCCGACGGCAGCGGCCTCAGCCGGGGCAACGAACTGACCCCCGCCCTCCTCACCACCCTCCTGGCCGAGTCCGCCGCCCCCTCCCACCCCGAACTCCGCCCCGTCCTCACCGGCCTCCCCATCGCCGGCTTCACCGGCACCCTCAGCTCCCGCTACACCCCGGAGGCCGCCGGTACCGGTGTCGTACGCGCCAAGACAGGCACCCTGACCGGCGTCAACACCCTCGCCGGCACGGTCGTGGACGCCGACGGCCGCCTGTTGTCCTTCGCCTTCCTGGCCATGGACACCACCGACAAAGCAGCAGCCCAATCGGCTCTGGACACAGCAGCCTCAGCCTTGGCCACGTGCGGCTGCCGCTGA
- a CDS encoding threonine/serine ThrE exporter family protein yields MGVTEPEDLGPKEDRKPVSDEASSAFVPVGFALGIDGDASVTSEFAIPAGLDVPAAGPESEAQTTSEFALPQGLAPPEPVAGEQEGSAFSVPRTYSARHAPVAFTPPSGIPLVSLTKDVPWQDRMRTMLRMPVAERPAPESPARVEGETGPAVPRVLDLTLRIGELLLAGGEGAEDVEAAMFAVCRSYGLDRCEPTVTFTQLSVTYQPSLVDDPVTASRIVRRRATDYTRLAAVFQLVDDLSDPESATSLEEAYRRLAEIRRNRHPYPGWALTVASGLLAGAASALVGGGVVVFVAAALGAMLGDRLAWVCSGRGLPEFYQFLVAAMPPAAIGVALTVAHVDVAASAVITGGLFALLPGRALVAGVQDGLTGYYITASARLLEVMYLFVGIVVGVLLVLYFGVSLGAELSPDAALGSAERPLWQLGASMLLSLTFAVLLQQERSTVLAVTLNGGVAWAVYGAMHDAGDISPVASTAVAAGVVGLFGQLLSRYRFASALPYTTAAIGPLLPGSATYFGLLGLAQNNVDAGLVSLTKAAALAMAIAIGVNLGSELFRLFLPGAARAGRKAAKRTRGF; encoded by the coding sequence GTGGGAGTGACGGAACCCGAGGACCTCGGGCCCAAGGAGGACCGTAAGCCGGTGTCGGACGAGGCGAGCAGCGCCTTCGTGCCGGTGGGGTTCGCTCTGGGGATCGACGGCGATGCGTCGGTGACCTCGGAGTTCGCGATCCCGGCCGGGCTGGACGTGCCGGCCGCCGGGCCGGAGTCCGAGGCGCAGACGACCTCGGAGTTCGCGCTGCCGCAGGGGCTGGCGCCGCCCGAGCCGGTCGCCGGGGAGCAGGAGGGGTCCGCGTTCAGCGTGCCGCGGACGTACAGCGCGCGGCACGCGCCGGTCGCCTTCACGCCGCCCAGCGGGATTCCGCTCGTCAGTCTGACGAAGGACGTGCCCTGGCAGGACCGGATGCGCACGATGCTGCGGATGCCGGTGGCGGAGCGGCCCGCGCCGGAGTCGCCGGCGCGTGTGGAGGGCGAGACGGGGCCCGCCGTGCCGCGTGTGCTCGACCTCACGCTGCGTATCGGCGAACTGCTGCTGGCGGGCGGCGAGGGCGCGGAGGACGTGGAGGCGGCGATGTTCGCCGTCTGCCGGTCCTACGGCCTCGACCGCTGCGAGCCGACCGTGACCTTCACCCAGTTGTCGGTGACCTATCAGCCGTCGCTCGTGGACGACCCGGTCACGGCGTCCCGGATCGTACGGCGCCGGGCCACCGACTACACGCGGCTCGCGGCCGTCTTCCAGCTGGTGGACGACCTCAGCGACCCGGAGAGCGCGACCTCGCTGGAGGAGGCGTACCGGCGGCTCGCGGAGATACGGCGTAACCGGCACCCGTATCCCGGCTGGGCGCTGACCGTGGCGAGCGGGCTGCTCGCGGGTGCCGCGTCCGCGCTGGTCGGCGGTGGGGTCGTCGTCTTCGTCGCGGCGGCGCTGGGCGCGATGCTCGGTGACCGGCTGGCCTGGGTGTGCTCGGGGCGGGGGCTGCCGGAGTTCTACCAGTTCCTGGTGGCGGCGATGCCTCCCGCGGCGATCGGGGTGGCGCTGACGGTGGCGCATGTGGATGTGGCGGCGTCCGCCGTCATCACCGGTGGGCTGTTCGCGCTGCTGCCCGGGCGGGCGTTGGTGGCGGGTGTGCAGGACGGGCTGACCGGTTACTACATCACCGCGTCGGCCCGGTTGCTGGAGGTCATGTACCTCTTCGTGGGCATCGTGGTGGGGGTGCTGCTCGTCCTGTACTTCGGTGTGAGTCTGGGCGCCGAGCTGAGCCCCGACGCCGCGCTCGGCAGTGCGGAGCGGCCCCTGTGGCAGCTCGGCGCGTCGATGCTGTTGTCGTTGACCTTCGCGGTGCTGCTTCAGCAGGAACGATCCACCGTGCTGGCGGTGACCCTCAACGGGGGTGTCGCCTGGGCGGTGTACGGGGCCATGCACGATGCGGGCGATATCTCGCCGGTCGCCTCCACGGCGGTGGCGGCGGGTGTGGTGGGGCTGTTCGGGCAGTTGTTGTCGCGGTACCGGTTCGCTTCCGCGTTGCCCTATACGACCGCGGCGATCGGCCCCCTGTTGCCGGGTTCGGCCACGTATTTCGGGCTGTTGGGGCTCGCGCAGAACAATGTGGATGCGGGGTTGGTGTCGCTGACGAAGGCGGCGGCGTTGGCCATGGCCATTGCCATCGGGGTGAACCTTGGGTCCGAGTTGTTCCGGTTGTTCTTGCCTGGCGCTGCGCGGGCTGGGCGTAAGGCTGCGAAGAGGACCCGGGGGTTCTGA
- a CDS encoding PucR family transcriptional regulator: MPTLDYLINERPPLRLRFLQPGHASRHGATRVTEVVVRPVTELSRTLTDSSFESGTLFLVTLDAPQPSRAAVQALDHVIRLLNRGKAAGLVLNTPGHDLRTLPDATLAAANRLELPLLTTSAETAAWDHVNADLRLRRAEFAERQVEHLDGLLNRLPARLADPTAVRRIADWLSVALDAEVLVSSARRGVLAAVPDSAPAGLAHAVITGAHEAAAGASTPAGPDRGTPAPGGALHTRIVSISPGPPGSEDEARLAIASPTPFDSAGTALIQHAAKLLGLCDQARREHQARVETPRAVRHAAFQLLMRGETVLAQVVYTGAAQALLDTDSARVYVVDTGPQEREATLSWCERALAEQAIVSACPGKPKHILILDPVRESDRVETVLKDMIAARQGHLMGQSRLHPLAETAVGYLEALTAVGDAAGTPHRISLGGSRAKFAPLLPRREARAWAADLMAPLLDAFPGRGDERKLLLETLPTALSFKHTEAAGGLGIHRNTVTQRLNRAGKILSLDLRGSANDRILVLLALDILALPHTPAEAPDDTEAPDFAALMAAGAADGGSKAWAEERLRAVRADQRDLVETLCVWLENNLSTKETARALGLSEATVRNHTRDAATLLGMDFSTRMVGITDTDVVTVADIALALHVLLGRPALRQPTGR; this comes from the coding sequence TTGCCCACCCTTGACTATTTGATCAATGAGCGGCCCCCGCTGCGGCTGCGGTTCCTGCAGCCGGGGCACGCGTCCCGCCACGGCGCGACCAGGGTCACCGAGGTCGTCGTCCGGCCGGTGACCGAGCTGTCCCGCACGCTCACCGACTCCTCGTTCGAGAGCGGGACGCTGTTCCTGGTCACCCTGGACGCGCCCCAGCCGTCACGGGCCGCCGTCCAGGCCCTCGACCACGTGATCCGTCTCCTGAACCGCGGCAAGGCGGCCGGGCTGGTGCTCAACACCCCCGGCCACGACCTCCGGACCCTCCCCGACGCCACGCTCGCGGCCGCGAACCGCCTGGAGCTGCCCCTGCTGACGACCTCCGCCGAGACCGCCGCCTGGGACCACGTCAACGCGGATCTGCGGCTACGGCGCGCCGAGTTCGCGGAGCGCCAGGTCGAGCATCTCGACGGTCTCCTCAACCGGCTGCCGGCCCGGCTCGCCGACCCCACGGCCGTACGGCGCATCGCCGACTGGCTCTCCGTGGCCCTGGACGCCGAGGTCCTCGTCTCCTCGGCCCGGCGCGGCGTGCTCGCGGCCGTACCGGACAGCGCACCGGCCGGTCTGGCGCACGCCGTCATCACCGGGGCCCACGAGGCCGCGGCGGGCGCGTCGACGCCGGCCGGGCCGGACAGGGGCACGCCCGCCCCCGGGGGCGCCCTGCACACCCGGATCGTCTCGATATCTCCGGGGCCTCCCGGCAGCGAGGACGAGGCCCGCCTGGCCATCGCCTCCCCCACTCCCTTCGACAGCGCGGGCACCGCCCTCATCCAGCACGCGGCGAAGCTCCTGGGCCTGTGCGACCAGGCCCGCCGGGAGCACCAGGCCAGGGTGGAGACACCACGGGCCGTACGGCACGCCGCGTTCCAGCTGCTCATGCGGGGAGAAACGGTTCTGGCGCAGGTGGTCTACACGGGCGCCGCACAGGCCCTGCTGGACACGGACAGCGCCCGGGTCTACGTGGTCGACACGGGACCGCAGGAGCGCGAGGCCACCCTGAGCTGGTGCGAGCGTGCCCTCGCGGAACAGGCCATCGTGTCCGCCTGCCCGGGCAAGCCGAAGCACATCCTCATCCTCGACCCCGTCCGCGAGAGCGACCGGGTCGAGACGGTCCTCAAGGACATGATCGCGGCCCGCCAGGGCCACCTCATGGGCCAGAGCCGCCTGCACCCGCTCGCCGAGACCGCGGTCGGCTACCTGGAGGCGCTGACGGCGGTGGGCGACGCGGCCGGGACCCCGCACCGCATCAGCCTGGGCGGCTCCAGGGCCAAGTTCGCCCCGCTGCTCCCCAGGCGGGAAGCCAGGGCCTGGGCCGCCGACCTCATGGCCCCGCTGCTCGACGCCTTCCCGGGCCGGGGCGACGAGCGGAAGCTGCTGCTGGAAACCCTCCCGACCGCCCTGAGCTTCAAGCACACCGAAGCCGCCGGTGGCCTCGGCATCCACCGGAACACCGTCACCCAGCGCCTGAACCGAGCGGGGAAGATCCTCTCCCTCGACCTCCGAGGCTCGGCCAACGACCGCATCCTGGTGCTGCTCGCCCTCGACATCCTCGCCCTGCCGCACACACCCGCCGAGGCGCCCGACGACACCGAGGCGCCCGACTTCGCCGCGCTGATGGCGGCCGGGGCGGCGGACGGCGGGTCCAAGGCCTGGGCGGAGGAGCGGCTGCGAGCCGTACGGGCCGATCAGCGGGATCTCGTCGAGACCCTCTGCGTCTGGCTGGAGAACAACCTCAGCACCAAGGAGACGGCCCGCGCCCTCGGCCTCTCCGAGGCCACCGTCCGCAACCACACCCGGGACGCGGCCACCCTCCTCGGTATGGACTTCTCCACCAGGATGGTCGGCATCACCGACACCGACGTGGTCACCGTGGCGGACATCGCCCTCGCCCTGCACGTCCTGCTGGGCCGCCCGGCCCTGCGCCAGCCGACGGGCCGCTGA
- a CDS encoding DedA family protein: MTTIALGPSWLDPDYLLDSFGIWGLLLIVFAESGLLIGFFLPGDSLLFTAGMLITAKTLDFPLWLAIVLICVSAILGDQAGYMFGKKVGPSLFKRPDSRFFKQENVTKAHEFFEKHGPKSLILARFVPIVRTFTPIIAGVSGMRYRTFLIFNVVGGILWGAGVTLLGSWLGQIEFVKTNIEAMLLLIVFISVLPIIFELLKARKAKKNQPQQSQQPPAAPVMDDATTQLRRIPPTQPERPYDPNQAYDNQAYDNQGYNNQGYDNQGYQQQGYQDYGHQQPQQQPYAQQYPQPTQHPQNQNQHGYQGQDYPQY; encoded by the coding sequence GTGACGACGATCGCCCTCGGACCGAGCTGGCTGGACCCGGACTATCTGCTCGACTCGTTCGGCATCTGGGGCCTGCTCCTGATCGTGTTCGCCGAGTCGGGCCTCCTCATCGGCTTCTTCCTGCCGGGTGACTCACTGCTCTTCACGGCGGGCATGCTGATCACCGCGAAGACGCTGGACTTCCCGCTCTGGCTGGCCATCGTCCTGATCTGCGTCTCCGCGATCCTGGGCGACCAGGCGGGCTACATGTTCGGCAAGAAGGTCGGCCCCTCCCTCTTCAAGCGGCCCGACTCCCGCTTCTTCAAGCAGGAGAACGTCACCAAGGCCCACGAGTTCTTCGAGAAGCACGGCCCGAAGTCCCTGATCCTGGCCCGCTTCGTGCCCATCGTGCGCACGTTCACGCCGATCATCGCCGGCGTCAGCGGCATGCGGTACCGCACGTTCCTCATCTTCAACGTCGTCGGCGGCATCCTCTGGGGCGCGGGCGTCACCCTCCTCGGCTCCTGGCTCGGTCAGATCGAGTTCGTCAAGACCAACATCGAGGCGATGCTGCTCCTCATCGTCTTCATCTCGGTCCTCCCGATCATCTTCGAGCTCCTCAAGGCGAGGAAGGCGAAGAAGAACCAGCCCCAGCAGTCCCAGCAGCCCCCGGCCGCCCCGGTCATGGACGACGCGACGACCCAACTCCGCCGCATCCCCCCCACCCAGCCCGAACGGCCGTACGACCCTAACCAGGCCTACGACAACCAGGCCTACGACAACCAGGGCTACAACAATCAGGGTTACGACAACCAGGGCTACCAGCAGCAGGGTTACCAGGACTACGGCCACCAGCAGCCCCAACAACAGCCGTACGCCCAGCAGTACCCCCAGCCCACCCAGCACCCCCAGAACCAGAACCAGCATGGCTACCAGGGCCAGGACTACCCGCAGTACTGA
- a CDS encoding PadR family transcriptional regulator, giving the protein MSAIRLLVLGAVRQHGRAHGYQVRNDLEYWGAHEWSNAKPGSIYHALKQMAKQGLLLAHEIAPSTAGGPPRTEYEITEKGTEEYLRLVRESLTAYDQKPDVLSAGLGSMVDLGREEVLGLLEERVRSIEKWRKAVTEYYTPEEGPGQLGHIGEIMNFWIHSADSGAEWTRGLIDRIRAGAYTFAGEGDPFVGVLVEGQENPYATGERHPEDDR; this is encoded by the coding sequence ATGTCAGCGATCCGTCTTCTCGTGCTCGGCGCCGTGCGCCAGCACGGGCGGGCCCACGGCTACCAGGTGCGCAACGACCTGGAGTACTGGGGCGCGCACGAGTGGTCCAACGCCAAGCCCGGCTCGATCTACCACGCCCTGAAGCAGATGGCGAAACAGGGACTGCTGCTCGCGCACGAGATCGCCCCCTCCACGGCCGGCGGGCCCCCTCGTACCGAGTACGAGATCACGGAGAAGGGCACGGAGGAGTACCTCAGGCTGGTGCGTGAGTCCCTCACCGCCTACGACCAGAAGCCGGACGTGCTCTCCGCCGGACTCGGCAGCATGGTCGACCTCGGCCGGGAGGAGGTGCTCGGACTCCTGGAGGAGCGTGTGCGTTCCATCGAGAAGTGGCGCAAGGCCGTCACCGAGTACTACACGCCCGAGGAAGGCCCCGGCCAGCTCGGCCACATCGGCGAGATCATGAACTTCTGGATCCACTCCGCCGACTCGGGCGCCGAGTGGACCCGCGGCCTCATCGATCGCATCCGCGCCGGCGCCTACACCTTCGCGGGGGAGGGCGACCCCTTCGTCGGCGTCCTGGTGGAGGGTCAGGAGAACCCGTACGCGACGGGGGAGCGGCATCCGGAGGACGACCGCTAG
- a CDS encoding zinc-dependent metalloprotease translates to MTRIGGAEMVDWNLAVATATRLVRPGPEVSRDEARAIVAELRRHAKASEEHVRAFTRMLPDTGDDTPILVVDRPGWVRANVAGFRELLKPLLDKMQERRSNTPGGAVLGAVGGKVTGVELGMLLSFLASRVLGQYETFAPATRELPAGENGGGRLLLVAPNIVHVERELDVQPHDFRLWVCLHEETHRTQFTAVPWLRDHLEGEIQSFLGETEVDPTTFLERIREAAQSLAGGRPEGEVGDDGHSIVELVQTPAQREILGRLTAVMSLLEGHADFVMDGVGPAVVPSVAEIREKFQQRRAKGASRLDQALRKLLGLDAKLRQYKDGERFVRAVVEQVGMDGFNRVWTSPNTLPTKAEIAKPADWVARVHRKAES, encoded by the coding sequence ATGACTCGTATCGGTGGTGCCGAGATGGTCGACTGGAATCTCGCGGTGGCGACCGCGACCCGGCTCGTGCGGCCGGGCCCCGAGGTGAGCCGCGACGAGGCCAGGGCCATCGTCGCCGAGCTCCGCCGACACGCGAAGGCGTCGGAGGAGCACGTCCGCGCCTTCACACGGATGCTGCCCGACACGGGCGACGACACCCCCATCCTCGTGGTGGACCGCCCGGGCTGGGTCCGGGCGAACGTCGCAGGCTTCCGGGAGCTGCTGAAGCCGCTGCTGGACAAGATGCAGGAACGTCGCAGCAACACGCCGGGCGGTGCCGTACTGGGCGCGGTCGGCGGCAAGGTCACCGGCGTGGAGCTGGGCATGCTCCTGTCGTTCCTCGCCTCCCGGGTCCTCGGCCAGTACGAGACGTTCGCCCCGGCGACCCGCGAGCTCCCGGCGGGCGAGAACGGCGGCGGCCGGCTGCTGCTCGTCGCGCCGAACATCGTGCACGTGGAGCGCGAACTCGACGTACAGCCCCACGACTTCCGCCTCTGGGTGTGTCTGCACGAGGAGACGCACCGGACGCAGTTCACGGCGGTCCCCTGGCTGCGGGACCACCTGGAGGGTGAAATCCAGTCGTTCCTGGGGGAGACCGAGGTCGACCCCACGACCTTCCTGGAGCGCATCAGGGAGGCCGCCCAGTCACTCGCGGGTGGCCGCCCCGAGGGAGAGGTCGGCGACGACGGTCACTCGATCGTGGAGTTGGTGCAGACCCCCGCCCAGCGCGAGATCCTCGGCCGGCTGACCGCCGTCATGTCCCTCCTGGAGGGCCACGCCGACTTCGTGATGGACGGGGTCGGTCCGGCGGTCGTGCCCTCGGTCGCCGAGATCCGCGAGAAGTTCCAGCAGCGACGCGCGAAGGGGGCCTCCCGCCTGGACCAGGCCCTGCGCAAGCTGCTGGGTCTGGATGCCAAGCTCAGGCAGTACAAGGACGGCGAGCGGTTCGTACGGGCGGTCGTCGAACAGGTCGGCATGGACGGTTTCAACCGGGTGTGGACCTCTCCGAACACCCTGCCGACCAAGGCGGAGATCGCCAAACCGGCGGACTGGGTCGCGCGGGTGCATCGCAAGGCGGAGTCGTGA
- the tilS gene encoding tRNA lysidine(34) synthetase TilS, with the protein MGPHPAVAAIRLAVRRVLHDLLTEHRTNTTVHAPARATPGAPSGTGARPAPAPSTAVHEPPLVLVACSGGADSMALASALAFEAPKLGIRAGGITVDHGLQPGSDLRADEVVLRLRELGLDPAESVAVTVGRDGGPEAAARDARYAALDAALERHGALAVLLGHTRDDQAETVLLGLARGSGIRSLSGMAAVSGADGRYRRPFLGLDRQTARKACMAQSLPVWDDPHNADPAYTRSRLRHEGLPALEKALGKGVVEALARTARLSRDDADALDTWARQAEPAVRDAAGLLECAKLYALPPAVRRRILRRAAIEAGAPAGSLFARHIEEVDRLITGWRGQGAINLPGRVVAQRQGGRLVIRQG; encoded by the coding sequence ATGGGTCCCCACCCCGCGGTCGCGGCGATACGCCTGGCGGTCCGCCGCGTACTCCACGACCTCCTCACCGAACACCGCACGAACACCACCGTTCACGCGCCCGCCCGCGCGACCCCCGGTGCGCCGTCCGGGACGGGCGCACGACCGGCGCCCGCCCCCTCCACGGCCGTACACGAGCCGCCGCTCGTGCTCGTGGCGTGCTCCGGCGGCGCCGACTCCATGGCGCTCGCCTCCGCCCTCGCCTTCGAGGCGCCCAAGCTCGGCATCCGGGCCGGCGGCATCACCGTCGACCACGGACTGCAGCCGGGCTCCGACCTGCGCGCCGACGAAGTCGTGCTGCGCCTTCGGGAACTCGGCCTCGACCCGGCCGAGTCCGTCGCCGTCACCGTCGGCCGCGACGGCGGCCCCGAGGCGGCCGCCCGCGACGCCCGCTACGCCGCCCTGGACGCCGCCCTGGAGCGCCACGGCGCCCTCGCCGTCCTGCTCGGCCACACCCGCGACGACCAAGCCGAAACCGTCCTGCTCGGTCTCGCCCGCGGCTCCGGCATCCGCTCCCTGTCCGGTATGGCCGCGGTCTCGGGGGCCGACGGCCGCTACCGCCGGCCCTTCCTCGGGCTCGACCGCCAGACCGCCCGCAAGGCCTGCATGGCCCAGTCCCTCCCCGTCTGGGACGATCCTCACAACGCCGACCCGGCCTACACACGGTCCAGGCTCCGCCACGAGGGCCTGCCCGCCCTGGAGAAGGCGCTCGGCAAGGGCGTCGTCGAGGCCCTCGCCCGTACCGCCCGGCTCTCCCGGGACGACGCCGACGCCCTCGACACCTGGGCCCGCCAGGCCGAACCTGCCGTCCGTGACGCCGCGGGCCTGCTGGAGTGCGCGAAGCTCTACGCCCTGCCGCCCGCCGTACGCCGCCGCATCCTGCGCCGCGCCGCCATCGAGGCCGGTGCTCCGGCGGGTTCCCTCTTCGCCCGGCACATCGAGGAGGTCGACCGTCTCATCACCGGCTGGCGAGGCCAGGGGGCCATCAATCTCCCCGGCCGCGTCGTCGCCCAGCGCCAGGGTGGCAGACTGGTGATTCGGCAAGGCTGA
- a CDS encoding type II toxin-antitoxin system RelE family toxin — protein sequence MTWQVQWEPAALNAAAGHLKDDPDSVDALLRATDQLAENERPEGSRAWGADHRRLHHGPWRILCRLDPEVRTLHIEHVGRTGA from the coding sequence GTGACCTGGCAGGTGCAGTGGGAACCGGCGGCTCTCAACGCGGCCGCCGGACACCTCAAGGACGATCCCGACAGCGTCGACGCGCTCCTGCGGGCCACCGACCAACTCGCCGAGAACGAGCGACCCGAAGGGTCGCGTGCCTGGGGCGCGGACCATCGCCGTCTGCACCACGGCCCTTGGCGCATTCTGTGCCGCCTCGACCCCGAGGTGCGCACACTCCACATCGAACACGTCGGCCGCACAGGCGCGTGA
- a CDS encoding MerR family transcriptional regulator, whose product MSYTVGQVAGFAGVTVRTLHHYDEIGLLVPSERTHAGHRRYGDDDLDRLQRILFYRELGFPLDEVATLLDDPEADPRAHLRRQHELLTARIEKLQKMAAAVEHAMEARKMGINLTPEERFEVFGDKDPEQYAEEAEQRWGGTEAYAESQRRAASYTKEDWKRLQVEANDWSERYTALMAEGEPSTGERAMDLAEEHRQHIGTWYYECPYEMHQCLGEMYVSDERFKAFYDSMRPGLAEHLKEAIIANAARRRP is encoded by the coding sequence ATGAGCTACACCGTGGGACAGGTCGCGGGCTTCGCCGGCGTCACGGTGCGCACGCTGCACCACTACGACGAGATCGGCCTCCTCGTACCGAGCGAGCGCACCCACGCGGGCCACCGCCGCTACGGAGACGACGACCTCGACCGGCTCCAGCGGATCCTGTTCTACCGGGAGCTCGGCTTCCCCCTCGACGAGGTCGCGACCCTGCTCGACGACCCGGAAGCGGACCCGCGGGCCCACCTGCGCCGCCAGCACGAGCTGTTGACCGCCCGGATCGAGAAGCTGCAGAAGATGGCCGCGGCCGTGGAGCACGCCATGGAGGCACGCAAGATGGGCATCAACCTGACCCCCGAGGAGCGGTTCGAGGTCTTCGGCGACAAGGACCCCGAGCAGTACGCCGAGGAGGCGGAACAGCGCTGGGGCGGCACGGAGGCGTACGCCGAGTCGCAGCGCCGCGCCGCCTCGTACACCAAGGAGGACTGGAAGCGCCTGCAGGTCGAGGCGAACGACTGGAGCGAGCGTTACACGGCCCTGATGGCCGAGGGCGAGCCGTCGACCGGCGAGCGGGCCATGGACCTGGCCGAGGAGCATCGACAGCACATCGGCACCTGGTACTACGAGTGCCCGTACGAGATGCACCAGTGCCTCGGTGAGATGTACGTCTCCGACGAGCGCTTCAAGGCGTTCTACGACTCCATGCGCCCCGGTCTCGCCGAGCACCTGAAGGAGGCGATCATCGCCAACGCGGCCCGCAGGCGCCCCTGA